One Lysinibacillus sp. OF-1 DNA segment encodes these proteins:
- the atpF gene encoding F0F1 ATP synthase subunit B: MFLDYLVLGASAGSFNSGDIIATLVIFIVLMVLLKKFAWGPLMGIMQQREELVASEIEAAEKARKESHQFLEEQKSLLKEARTEAQSIVEGAKKQGELQKEEILTVARNEANRLKESALREIESEKEKAIAAVRDEVVSLSVLAASKVLSKEISEADNRALIEETIAKAGEAR, translated from the coding sequence GTGTTTTTAGATTATCTTGTACTAGGTGCAAGCGCTGGTAGTTTTAATAGCGGAGACATCATCGCAACATTAGTTATCTTCATCGTGTTAATGGTATTACTTAAGAAATTCGCTTGGGGTCCACTTATGGGCATCATGCAGCAACGTGAAGAATTAGTAGCGAGTGAAATCGAAGCAGCTGAAAAAGCGCGCAAAGAATCGCACCAATTTTTAGAAGAACAAAAGAGCCTTCTTAAAGAAGCTCGTACGGAAGCACAATCGATTGTTGAAGGCGCTAAGAAACAAGGCGAACTACAAAAAGAAGAAATTCTTACTGTAGCGCGCAATGAAGCAAACCGCTTAAAAGAATCGGCTTTACGTGAAATTGAGTCTGAAAAAGAAAAAGCTATTGCAGCAGTACGTGATGAAGTCGTTTCATTATCTGTACTTGCAGCATCTAAAGTCCTTAGCAAAGAGATTTCTGAGGCAGACAACCGTGCTCTAATTGAAGAGACGATTGCGAAGGCAGGCGAAGCTCGATGA
- a CDS encoding F0F1 ATP synthase subunit delta, which translates to MSNSTVAKRYAQALFELAQQKNNLTEVGADLNELTKVMKESPDFLTLLSAPKFSIERKKQMVAEIFTGATPEVLHTVQLLVEKKRVNEIKLIANAYAELAAQAQGMADATVFSTRALSAEESANISTAFAKLVGKQSLNITNEIDPTLLGGIRVQIGNHIYDSSVVNKLERLKRELIG; encoded by the coding sequence ATGAGTAATTCAACTGTAGCAAAACGTTACGCTCAAGCGCTTTTTGAATTAGCGCAACAAAAAAACAATCTTACTGAAGTTGGAGCAGACTTAAACGAACTAACAAAAGTAATGAAAGAATCTCCTGATTTTTTAACGCTTTTAAGTGCGCCTAAGTTCTCCATCGAACGTAAAAAACAAATGGTAGCTGAAATCTTCACTGGTGCAACACCAGAAGTTTTACACACGGTTCAACTTCTAGTTGAGAAAAAACGTGTAAACGAGATTAAGCTAATTGCCAATGCATATGCTGAGCTTGCTGCACAAGCACAAGGTATGGCAGATGCAACAGTATTTTCAACACGTGCACTTTCTGCAGAAGAAAGCGCTAATATTTCGACAGCATTTGCGAAACTTGTTGGAAAACAATCATTAAACATTACAAACGAAATCGATCCAACTTTACTTGGTGGTATTCGTGTTCAAATCGGTAACCATATTTATGACAGCTCAGTAGTTAACAAATTAGAGCGTCTAAAACGTGAATTAATCGGTTAA